In Chitinophaga nivalis, a single genomic region encodes these proteins:
- a CDS encoding radical SAM protein, translated as MLKQTPYILYSDGEGNIFEDTSMLVTGRSGWDAWPVEADEWIELPEGGNLYELPGRRGIGINATTGDMQLCDKGWAVAAFIPPAHTGFYLAAYETMPDAPTLPLFCYTAVGWLDGKFYVPATRIESDIRQECAGFDANKVKQGVKQLTEAYPHNRLVQHLAENCALTYECPAARNYFMGRWECPIPSSPACNANCVGCISFQPEEESIVSTQDRLRFKPTAQEIVEYTVPHLETAPYPIVSFGQGCEGEPLLMWETIRESIIEIRKHTPKGSININTNGSKPAAVRALCEAGLNSIRVSLNSAQEKYYTPYYRPNNYTFEDIIESLKVVHEFGGWTSINYFVFPGMTDSADEYEALRKLIRETGLNMIQWRNFNIDPDWYLGKLNITETGECLGVKQLQELIHEEFPDVKFGYFNPPMERIKGDYLSDFAH; from the coding sequence ATGTTAAAACAAACACCTTATATTTTATACTCAGACGGTGAAGGAAATATCTTTGAAGACACCTCTATGCTCGTAACCGGCCGCAGTGGCTGGGATGCATGGCCGGTGGAAGCAGATGAATGGATTGAATTACCGGAAGGTGGTAACCTGTATGAGTTGCCTGGCCGCCGGGGTATTGGTATCAATGCCACTACCGGCGATATGCAACTTTGTGATAAAGGTTGGGCCGTTGCGGCGTTTATTCCGCCGGCACATACCGGTTTTTACCTGGCTGCCTACGAAACCATGCCAGACGCACCTACCCTGCCCTTATTCTGTTATACGGCTGTAGGCTGGCTCGATGGTAAGTTCTATGTACCTGCTACCCGTATTGAATCAGATATCCGCCAGGAATGCGCCGGATTTGATGCCAATAAAGTAAAACAGGGCGTAAAACAACTGACAGAAGCTTACCCGCACAACAGGCTGGTACAGCACCTGGCAGAGAACTGCGCACTGACTTATGAATGTCCCGCTGCACGTAACTATTTTATGGGCAGATGGGAATGCCCGATTCCTTCCTCTCCGGCCTGCAATGCCAACTGTGTAGGTTGTATTTCCTTCCAGCCGGAAGAAGAAAGCATCGTTTCCACCCAGGACCGTTTACGGTTTAAACCAACGGCACAGGAAATTGTGGAGTACACCGTACCTCACCTGGAAACAGCTCCTTATCCGATTGTAAGCTTCGGACAGGGATGCGAGGGCGAACCCCTGCTGATGTGGGAAACCATCCGGGAATCCATCATTGAAATCCGGAAACATACTCCTAAAGGCAGCATCAACATCAATACCAATGGCAGTAAACCCGCTGCAGTACGGGCACTGTGCGAAGCAGGCCTCAACAGCATCCGGGTGAGCTTAAACTCTGCCCAGGAAAAATACTATACCCCTTATTACCGCCCGAACAACTATACTTTTGAAGATATCATCGAGAGTCTGAAAGTAGTACATGAGTTCGGAGGGTGGACTTCCATCAACTATTTTGTATTTCCGGGTATGACGGATAGTGCGGATGAATATGAAGCACTGCGTAAACTGATCCGGGAAACCGGCCTGAATATGATTCAGTGGCGGAACTTCAATATTGATCCGGATTGGTACCTGGGTAAACTGAATATCACCGAAACAGGTGAATGTTTAGGTGTTAAACAACTGCAGGAACTGATTCATGAAGAGTTTCCGGATGTGAAGTTCGGGTATTTCAACCCGCCGATGGAGCGTATCAAAGGTGACTACCTGTCTGACTTTGCCCACTAG
- a CDS encoding AraC family transcriptional regulator: MKVIPFTVPVADGGTVVIQEDILPYFYNYLHRHKEAQVTLIIKGEGTLIAGNYTQPVKAGDVYVIGANQPHMFRSDAKYFENVREKNIHAIHIFFDHEQGLQGLFSLPEMENVRKFLLQTRLSIQLPGIYEEKVGADILRITRLSGAERLLAFVNMLVYFSKHVKEWKSMSTGFSRHIYSESEGMRMNDIYQYTLEHYAENITLEKIASVAHLTTYAFCKYFKKHTRKTYLGFLHEIRINAACKKMIKGDFDSIASVAYATGYNNPITFNRVFRKVTGMSPSTYARQYRYDEVNAHSDGL, from the coding sequence ATGAAAGTGATTCCATTTACCGTACCTGTTGCCGATGGGGGTACAGTAGTTATCCAGGAAGACATCCTTCCCTACTTTTATAATTACCTGCACCGGCACAAAGAAGCCCAGGTTACCTTAATTATTAAGGGAGAGGGAACACTCATTGCCGGCAACTATACCCAGCCTGTGAAAGCCGGAGATGTGTATGTTATCGGCGCCAACCAGCCACACATGTTCCGCAGCGATGCGAAATATTTTGAAAACGTACGGGAGAAAAATATCCACGCCATTCATATTTTCTTTGACCATGAACAGGGCCTGCAGGGATTATTCTCGCTGCCTGAAATGGAAAATGTCCGCAAATTCCTGCTCCAGACCCGCCTCAGTATCCAGTTACCGGGTATCTATGAAGAAAAAGTAGGGGCAGATATCCTGCGTATCACGCGGTTATCCGGCGCGGAAAGGTTATTGGCTTTTGTGAATATGCTGGTATATTTTTCCAAGCATGTAAAGGAATGGAAATCGATGTCCACCGGCTTTTCCCGGCATATCTACAGCGAGTCGGAAGGGATGCGCATGAATGATATCTACCAGTATACACTGGAACATTACGCCGAAAATATTACGTTGGAGAAGATCGCATCGGTTGCGCATTTAACAACCTATGCTTTCTGTAAATATTTTAAGAAACATACCCGCAAAACCTATCTGGGGTTTTTACATGAAATCAGGATTAATGCGGCTTGTAAGAAGATGATCAAAGGGGATTTTGACAGCATTGCTTCCGTAGCCTATGCTACCGGCTACAACAACCCGATTACCTTTAACCGCGTTTTCCGCAAGGTTACCGGGATGTCTCCATCTACCTATGCGCGCCAATATCGTTATGATGAAGTGAACGCGCATAGTGATGGCTTATAA
- a CDS encoding MDR family MFS transporter has protein sequence MNPVKQTVRLYQNAYTGLSASTWWLSLVLLINRSGAMVIPFMTVYLTQHLHFTIAQAGIVMACFGTGAIVGALLGGWLSDKIGFYQVQFWSLFSNGLFFILLGQMRTFPQICVCVFIMSSVGDAFRPANSIAIAAYSEPSKRTRSYALNRLAINLGWSVGPAVGGILASFSYNLLFWVDGCSCMLAAVLMRIFLPPVPAPAKEVVANTSKKTDRVWHDHIYIWFLILGTLNAICLFQFSSIVPLYFKEVLHLKEWAIGLNMSINGILIAAVEMVMVYRLDGTKPGLVFVARGAVMIAVAYLALLIGPPVWMVAVVFMLIITFGEMFCLPFMNSFWIGRSKEHNRGQYAALYTISYSIANIVSPTTGAFVVERVGFDWWWGITAAVCLMTAGGFMWLQQKLPKAVQL, from the coding sequence ATGAATCCTGTAAAACAAACAGTCCGGCTTTATCAGAATGCTTATACCGGCTTATCTGCGTCTACCTGGTGGCTATCCCTTGTGTTGCTGATCAACAGAAGTGGCGCCATGGTAATTCCTTTCATGACAGTGTATCTCACACAACACTTACATTTTACTATCGCCCAGGCAGGTATTGTGATGGCCTGCTTTGGTACCGGCGCTATTGTCGGCGCTTTACTCGGGGGCTGGTTATCAGATAAGATCGGTTTTTATCAGGTCCAGTTCTGGAGCCTTTTCTCTAACGGTTTATTCTTTATTTTATTGGGTCAGATGCGCACTTTTCCGCAAATCTGCGTCTGCGTATTTATCATGAGTTCCGTCGGGGATGCTTTCCGGCCAGCCAACAGTATCGCTATTGCCGCTTACAGTGAACCCTCAAAAAGAACCCGTTCGTATGCCCTTAACCGGTTGGCTATCAACCTGGGATGGTCTGTAGGACCTGCAGTGGGAGGTATCCTGGCGAGTTTCAGTTACAACCTGCTGTTTTGGGTAGATGGCTGTAGTTGTATGCTGGCTGCGGTATTAATGCGGATCTTTTTACCACCGGTGCCAGCGCCTGCAAAAGAGGTGGTCGCCAATACCAGCAAAAAAACAGACCGGGTGTGGCACGATCACATTTATATCTGGTTTTTAATATTAGGTACCCTCAATGCCATCTGCCTGTTCCAGTTCTCCAGTATTGTACCCTTGTATTTCAAGGAAGTATTGCACCTGAAAGAATGGGCTATCGGGTTGAACATGTCTATTAATGGTATCCTCATTGCTGCAGTGGAAATGGTGATGGTGTACCGCCTGGATGGTACCAAGCCCGGTCTGGTGTTCGTTGCCCGCGGCGCCGTGATGATAGCTGTAGCTTACCTGGCCTTGCTCATAGGGCCACCGGTGTGGATGGTAGCTGTTGTTTTTATGCTGATCATCACCTTTGGTGAAATGTTTTGCCTGCCTTTTATGAACAGTTTCTGGATTGGCCGGAGTAAAGAGCATAACCGCGGACAATATGCCGCGTTGTATACCATTTCCTACTCCATCGCCAATATTGTATCTCCTACTACCGGTGCTTTTGTGGTGGAACGTGTAGGCTTTGACTGGTGGTGGGGCATCACCGCGGCTGTTTGTTTAATGACGGCAGGAGGGTTTATGTGGTTACAGCAAAAGCTCCCTAAAGCAGTACAGCTATAG
- a CDS encoding DUF5723 family protein, giving the protein MSNVINRVLSGTVVSLLLVNTATAQTFPGYHNSTYAGIHGVIANPASAAGSRYKWDVNIIGADVKAGNTYVRFPKSLLFNQPDNFRRNRDYFLDSTAQRRQSGWGAAEIVMPSVLYAIDEKQSISFIWRVRSSANGGKLTTPIANFFGIDFPNPQYAHRDFYLPHTAVSANIWNEMGISYARVIKEGYNSRWKAGITVKLLGGIAGGYAAADNVSFELNNRQQADITSGVLHYGYSDELDHWQSPTLRNFQPFQNIGVGVDLGVIYEYRPDNGGFGKYEGTDADEYKFRIGVSITDIGRIKYQKAANNTDLNLRKDNVNPNALTYRNNEGLRQYAARLNRYFTPIASPRDFNMTLPTALNLMGDYNIDSRFFVSANAVIALHAGKKDVTKTTALTQFMVTPRYETARFGAYLPVVVNYAGQLDAGVGIRFGPVVLGSYSILSNLVQSRVNHADAFVALRINSEMFNRSRQKDQVGCPVNNY; this is encoded by the coding sequence ATGAGTAATGTTATTAATCGCGTATTATCCGGCACCGTGGTATCCTTACTGCTGGTGAATACTGCTACTGCGCAGACTTTCCCCGGCTATCACAACAGCACCTATGCAGGTATTCACGGCGTTATTGCCAACCCTGCCAGCGCTGCCGGGTCCCGGTATAAATGGGATGTAAACATTATCGGGGCAGATGTGAAAGCCGGCAACACCTACGTCCGCTTTCCCAAATCATTGCTGTTCAATCAGCCGGATAATTTCCGGCGGAACCGCGACTATTTCCTGGACTCCACGGCCCAACGCAGGCAAAGTGGCTGGGGAGCGGCTGAAATAGTGATGCCGTCTGTACTCTACGCCATTGATGAGAAACAATCCATTTCCTTTATCTGGCGGGTACGCAGCAGTGCCAACGGCGGAAAACTCACGACGCCGATCGCCAATTTCTTTGGCATCGACTTCCCCAATCCGCAATATGCCCACCGCGACTTCTATCTCCCACATACCGCCGTATCTGCCAACATCTGGAATGAGATGGGGATCAGTTATGCCCGGGTCATCAAGGAAGGCTACAACAGCCGCTGGAAGGCGGGTATCACAGTTAAATTGCTGGGTGGCATTGCAGGAGGCTATGCGGCAGCAGACAATGTTTCCTTTGAACTGAACAACCGGCAGCAGGCCGATATTACCAGCGGTGTTTTACACTATGGTTACAGTGATGAACTGGATCACTGGCAATCTCCTACCCTCCGCAATTTCCAGCCCTTTCAGAATATAGGCGTGGGAGTCGATCTCGGCGTGATTTATGAATACCGCCCCGATAACGGCGGATTCGGTAAATATGAAGGCACCGATGCCGACGAATACAAATTTCGTATAGGCGTTTCCATTACAGACATCGGCCGTATCAAATACCAGAAAGCAGCCAACAATACTGACCTGAACCTGCGCAAAGACAACGTCAATCCCAATGCCCTTACCTATCGCAATAATGAAGGGCTCCGGCAGTATGCTGCCAGGTTAAACAGGTATTTTACACCTATTGCATCGCCCCGCGATTTTAATATGACATTGCCCACAGCATTAAACCTGATGGGCGACTATAATATCGACAGTCGTTTCTTTGTGAGCGCCAACGCAGTGATTGCCCTTCATGCCGGCAAAAAAGATGTGACTAAAACAACTGCCCTCACCCAGTTTATGGTAACCCCCCGCTATGAAACCGCCCGTTTTGGCGCCTATCTGCCGGTAGTGGTGAACTACGCCGGGCAACTGGATGCCGGGGTGGGCATCCGCTTCGGACCAGTAGTACTGGGCTCTTACAGTATTTTATCCAACCTGGTTCAAAGCCGTGTTAATCATGCAGACGCTTTCGTAGCTTTGCGGATAAATTCGGAGATGTTCAACCGGAGCCGTCAAAAAGATCAGGTAGGATGTCCCGTTAATAATTATTAA
- a CDS encoding bifunctional folylpolyglutamate synthase/dihydrofolate synthase, whose translation MDAYKETVAYLYEQLPMFTRVGATAYKEDLHNTLALLEQVNNPHQHFRSIHVAGTNGKGSSSHMLAAIFQEAGYKTGLYTSPHLLDFRERIRINGAMVPESFVVDFTRQIQTHIDHIQPSFFELTVAMAFSYFAQEKVDIAIIETGLGGRLDSTNVITPELSLITNISYDHKNILGDTLEKIAGEKAGIIKSGVPVVISETQAEIRHVFEQTAAAKAAPIHFADQEWMVDGSDITSTHLALTLMDIRQQQMRHIKLDLNGQYQEKNVMGVLSAARVLQEKGWQLHTDQVIHALTHVKKLTGVRGRWEVIQQHPLTVLDVGHNEAGIREIMEQLRHMNYQQLHIVVGFVKDKEVEKVLPLFPATAHYYFCKAQLPRALDENELAEQAAHSGLQGHPYPSVQAALQAARQHAQPDDMILVCGSFFVVAEVM comes from the coding sequence ATGGACGCGTACAAAGAAACCGTAGCCTACCTGTATGAGCAACTACCCATGTTTACGCGGGTAGGCGCTACAGCCTATAAAGAAGATCTCCACAATACACTGGCATTGCTGGAACAGGTAAATAATCCCCATCAGCATTTCCGGAGTATACACGTTGCCGGTACTAACGGAAAAGGTTCTTCCAGTCATATGCTGGCAGCCATTTTCCAGGAAGCCGGCTATAAAACAGGTTTGTATACCTCTCCTCACCTGCTCGATTTCCGTGAACGTATCCGGATCAACGGCGCCATGGTACCGGAATCCTTTGTGGTAGACTTCACCCGGCAGATACAAACCCATATTGATCACATCCAGCCTTCTTTCTTTGAGCTGACCGTAGCCATGGCTTTCAGCTATTTTGCACAGGAAAAAGTAGATATCGCCATCATTGAAACGGGCCTGGGCGGGCGGCTGGACAGTACCAATGTCATTACCCCTGAGCTGTCGCTGATTACCAATATCAGCTATGACCATAAAAATATTCTGGGCGATACCCTGGAAAAAATCGCCGGTGAAAAAGCGGGTATTATCAAATCCGGTGTACCGGTAGTCATCAGTGAAACGCAGGCGGAGATCCGGCATGTGTTTGAACAAACCGCCGCCGCTAAAGCGGCGCCGATCCATTTCGCCGACCAGGAATGGATGGTCGATGGCAGCGATATCACCAGCACACACCTGGCACTAACGTTGATGGATATACGCCAACAGCAGATGCGCCACATTAAACTGGATCTGAACGGACAATACCAGGAAAAAAATGTGATGGGAGTATTATCAGCCGCCCGCGTACTCCAGGAAAAAGGCTGGCAGCTGCATACCGACCAGGTTATCCATGCGCTGACGCATGTCAAGAAACTCACCGGGGTAAGAGGCCGCTGGGAAGTCATCCAGCAACATCCGCTAACCGTACTCGATGTGGGTCACAACGAAGCCGGCATCCGCGAAATCATGGAGCAGCTGCGCCACATGAATTACCAGCAGTTACATATTGTAGTAGGCTTTGTGAAAGATAAAGAGGTAGAAAAAGTATTGCCGTTATTCCCTGCTACGGCGCATTATTATTTTTGTAAAGCACAGCTGCCGCGCGCCCTCGACGAAAACGAACTGGCTGAACAAGCCGCTCACAGCGGGTTACAGGGGCACCCATATCCCAGCGTACAGGCAGCACTCCAGGCAGCACGACAACACGCCCAGCCGGACGATATGATCCTGGTTTGCGGCAGCTTCTTTGTAGTAGCGGAAGTAATGTAG
- a CDS encoding NUDIX hydrolase translates to MMNMDWQLLSSEYLFKDQWLTARVDRCLTPSGKIVEPYYVLEYNNWVNAVALTADGQAIMVRQYRQGIGKTLLEIPGGTMDAGETSPLLAMQRELLEETGYRFEEMISLGTIAPNPASSNNITHMFLATGGVKVQEQELDPTEELEVVVMPLAELQQLVLDNKIVQSLHTTCIFYALLHLGKLGVK, encoded by the coding sequence ATGATGAATATGGATTGGCAATTGCTCTCATCGGAGTATCTTTTTAAAGATCAATGGTTAACGGCACGGGTAGACCGCTGTCTGACCCCCAGTGGTAAAATCGTAGAGCCTTATTATGTGCTCGAATACAATAACTGGGTAAACGCCGTGGCCCTGACAGCCGACGGGCAGGCCATTATGGTACGGCAATACCGGCAGGGAATTGGTAAAACCTTACTGGAAATTCCCGGCGGTACTATGGATGCCGGAGAAACTTCGCCGTTGCTGGCTATGCAACGGGAGCTGCTGGAGGAAACCGGTTACCGCTTTGAAGAAATGATTTCCCTCGGTACTATTGCGCCTAATCCGGCTTCCAGCAATAATATTACGCATATGTTCCTGGCTACAGGGGGCGTAAAAGTGCAGGAACAGGAACTGGATCCCACAGAAGAACTGGAAGTAGTGGTGATGCCGCTGGCAGAACTGCAGCAACTGGTATTGGACAACAAGATTGTACAAAGTCTGCATACTACCTGTATCTTTTACGCGTTGCTGCATCTCGGAAAGCTGGGGGTAAAGTAG
- a CDS encoding YfiT family bacillithiol transferase, whose amino-acid sequence MDALQYPIGPFEAQADYTPAAIAGFIADIRFLPTLIEIAVQQLDAYQLDTPYRPGGWTVAQVVHHLADSHINAITRMKLALTEDNPVIKPYDQDGWVGLPDVMHTPVNVSVTLLHALHTRWADLMERLTDAQWERTFVHPEGRKVFNLKTQAANYAWHGKHHLQHILRLKERMEW is encoded by the coding sequence ATGGATGCATTACAATACCCGATCGGCCCTTTTGAAGCACAGGCCGATTATACGCCTGCTGCCATTGCCGGCTTTATCGCAGATATCCGCTTCCTGCCCACCCTCATCGAAATTGCCGTACAGCAACTGGATGCCTATCAGCTCGACACGCCGTACCGGCCGGGTGGCTGGACGGTAGCCCAGGTGGTACATCACCTGGCAGACAGCCATATCAATGCCATCACCCGCATGAAACTGGCGCTGACAGAAGACAATCCGGTCATCAAACCCTATGACCAGGATGGCTGGGTAGGATTGCCTGATGTAATGCATACCCCTGTAAATGTATCTGTTACCCTGCTGCATGCTTTGCACACCCGCTGGGCCGATCTGATGGAACGGTTAACGGATGCACAATGGGAAAGAACATTTGTACATCCCGAAGGCAGGAAAGTATTTAATCTGAAAACACAGGCAGCCAACTATGCCTGGCATGGAAAACACCATCTGCAGCATATTTTGCGGCTGAAGGAAAGAATGGAATGGTAA
- a CDS encoding ABC transporter ATP-binding protein yields the protein MEKKKIIEVNNLVKNYGEFAAVKGISFEVYENEIFGLLGPNGAGKSTTLEIIETLREKTAGKVWVDGFDLDKDPNNIKKIIGVQLQSSGYYPGLNLVELIEMFGGLYNQPVEPMQLLGMFNLEDKAKAKYKELSGGQKQRFSIATTLINKPRIIFLDEPTTGLDPQARRNLWDLIQDVRAQGTTVVITTHYMDEAEFLCDRCAIVDSGRIIALDSPDALIDKLVSQGFERKKEVKKANLEDVFIHLTGKDLREE from the coding sequence ATGGAAAAGAAAAAGATCATTGAGGTAAATAACCTGGTGAAAAATTACGGGGAATTTGCCGCAGTAAAGGGAATCAGCTTTGAGGTGTATGAAAATGAGATCTTTGGTCTGCTGGGACCTAATGGCGCGGGTAAGTCTACTACCCTGGAGATCATCGAAACGCTCCGCGAAAAAACAGCCGGTAAAGTATGGGTAGATGGTTTTGACCTGGATAAAGACCCTAATAATATCAAGAAAATCATCGGTGTACAGTTGCAAAGCTCCGGTTATTATCCGGGCCTTAACCTGGTAGAACTGATCGAAATGTTCGGCGGACTGTATAACCAGCCGGTAGAACCGATGCAATTATTAGGGATGTTCAACCTGGAAGATAAGGCCAAAGCCAAGTATAAAGAGTTATCCGGTGGCCAGAAACAGCGTTTTTCCATCGCTACTACCCTGATCAATAAACCCCGCATCATTTTCCTGGACGAACCTACCACCGGACTGGATCCACAGGCCCGGCGCAATCTATGGGACCTGATTCAGGACGTACGTGCACAGGGTACTACCGTTGTGATCACCACCCATTATATGGATGAAGCAGAGTTCCTTTGCGATCGTTGTGCGATCGTTGACAGTGGCCGTATCATTGCCCTGGATTCTCCGGATGCATTAATTGATAAACTCGTATCACAGGGATTTGAAAGAAAGAAAGAAGTGAAGAAAGCCAATCTGGAAGATGTATTCATTCATCTGACAGGCAAAGACCTGCGGGAAGAATAA
- a CDS encoding CAP domain-containing protein encodes MLILKNRQVFLLLFALFAVFQAVACAAPATPRAKMKPGNGGNLDEQILYYTNKFRQSKGLKPLQLSDEASREARQHSRDMASGRTGFGHEGFEDRIAHVSKQMGRIGNAAENVAYGTLDAEAVVDGWIKSPGHRKNMLGDYNLIGIGTADKGRITFFTQVFIKK; translated from the coding sequence ATGTTGATTTTGAAAAACCGTCAGGTCTTCCTGTTACTCTTCGCCTTGTTTGCGGTATTTCAGGCAGTTGCCTGTGCTGCTCCGGCTACACCGCGTGCGAAGATGAAGCCTGGCAATGGGGGGAACCTGGATGAACAGATCCTGTATTACACTAATAAATTCAGGCAGTCCAAAGGGTTGAAGCCTTTACAGCTGAGCGATGAAGCAAGCCGCGAAGCCCGGCAGCACAGCCGGGATATGGCCAGTGGTAGAACCGGTTTCGGTCATGAAGGGTTTGAAGACAGAATAGCGCATGTATCCAAACAGATGGGACGCATCGGCAATGCGGCAGAAAACGTGGCCTATGGTACGCTGGACGCAGAAGCCGTGGTAGATGGCTGGATCAAAAGCCCCGGTCACCGTAAAAATATGCTGGGAGATTATAATCTCATTGGCATCGGTACCGCAGACAAAGGCAGGATCACCTTTTTTACCCAGGTGTTTATTAAGAAATAA
- the fbp gene encoding class 1 fructose-bisphosphatase: MNLKQKVMTLDEFTIQELRNYPGATGQLSGLLRDIGLAAKRVNVEVNKAGIADILGEAGKTNVQGESVKKLDVFANEQFINSLETSIYCCGVASEENEHFIPFTDEHSKKSKYVVLMDPLDGSSNIDVNVSIGTIFSVYRRLSPEGTECELEDFLQPGTQQIAAGYIIYGSSTMMVYATRRSVQGFTLDPSIGEFCMSHPNLKCPPDSDIFSVNVGYYHLYEQNIRHSIDHFMARNENDRIYRHRFVGCMVAEIHRTLIQGGIFMYPAFGKYLSGRLRLCYECNPMSFIMEKAGGVAMATGKQRLLELKPAQLHQRVPIFIGSKNMMETWKDIVNK; this comes from the coding sequence ATGAATCTTAAGCAAAAAGTAATGACACTGGATGAATTTACTATTCAGGAGTTACGGAATTACCCGGGAGCAACCGGACAGCTGTCCGGATTATTACGCGACATTGGCCTGGCAGCAAAGCGGGTAAATGTGGAAGTAAATAAAGCAGGTATTGCTGATATCCTGGGAGAAGCCGGCAAAACGAATGTGCAGGGGGAATCCGTTAAGAAACTGGATGTATTTGCCAACGAGCAATTCATTAATTCGCTGGAAACCAGTATTTACTGCTGTGGGGTGGCGTCTGAAGAAAATGAACACTTCATTCCCTTTACAGACGAACATTCCAAGAAGTCCAAGTACGTAGTACTCATGGACCCATTGGATGGCTCCAGCAACATTGATGTGAATGTTTCTATTGGTACCATCTTTTCGGTATACCGCCGGTTATCTCCGGAAGGCACCGAATGTGAGCTGGAAGACTTCCTGCAACCAGGTACCCAGCAGATTGCTGCCGGTTATATCATTTATGGCTCTTCTACCATGATGGTATATGCTACCCGTCGTAGCGTACAGGGTTTCACCCTGGATCCTTCCATCGGGGAATTCTGTATGTCACATCCGAATCTGAAATGTCCGCCGGATAGCGATATCTTCTCTGTAAACGTGGGCTACTACCACTTATATGAGCAGAACATCCGTCATTCCATTGATCATTTTATGGCAAGGAATGAAAACGACCGTATTTACCGCCATCGTTTTGTAGGCTGTATGGTGGCCGAAATACACCGTACCCTTATCCAGGGAGGTATCTTTATGTATCCTGCCTTCGGCAAATACCTGTCTGGCCGTTTACGCCTTTGTTACGAATGTAATCCGATGTCGTTCATTATGGAAAAAGCCGGCGGTGTGGCCATGGCTACCGGTAAACAACGGTTGCTGGAGCTGAAGCCTGCCCAGCTGCACCAACGCGTGCCCATTTTCATCGGCTCGAAGAATATGATGGAAACGTGGAAAGATATTGTCAATAAGTAA